Proteins from one Arcobacter sp. F2176 genomic window:
- a CDS encoding DUF302 domain-containing protein, with product MLYIEKSEKSVQEVVDKIQEICSNYKFGVQHIHKLKETLISKGIDFKNDCQVLDVCNPNVANEFLTADMSLSSIMPCKISIYKEDGQTIIALNSIVQLVDDINPDLIDLAQSTQKTILELIKEVK from the coding sequence ATGTTATATATTGAAAAAAGTGAAAAAAGTGTACAAGAAGTAGTAGATAAAATACAAGAAATATGTTCAAATTATAAATTTGGAGTTCAACATATTCATAAATTAAAAGAGACTTTGATTTCAAAAGGAATAGATTTTAAGAATGATTGTCAAGTATTAGATGTATGTAATCCTAATGTTGCAAATGAGTTTTTAACTGCAGATATGAGTCTGAGTTCAATAATGCCTTGTAAAATTTCAATCTATAAAGAAGATGGACAAACTATAATTGCATTAAACTCTATTGTTCAATTAGTAGATGATATAAATCCAGATTTAATTGATCTAGCACAAAGTACTCAAAAAACTATTTTAGAACTTATTAAAGAGGTTAAATAA